The following are encoded together in the Culex pipiens pallens isolate TS chromosome 1, TS_CPP_V2, whole genome shotgun sequence genome:
- the LOC120426158 gene encoding uncharacterized protein LOC120426158 — protein sequence MLTNDSGNESEERLESLFFDHLDKSGLLAEHNPSDSDAESDIYSKVNEFDVVFHDPTKPQLQIPRDEGAPPPPTKPRDVRRVLTSDNSTDSCTSSIVTNSGGSAPEDETAAAGPNKKLTQINTCKILQRKLELKVERAKRNYRQMYEEQDFSQDPAPKSAPMIPISRLSIPGGVLPRDVQQPLVDVAGPGPNSDDEDDLEQVSFFPRPMKKSAAGRQELSDTFSIQEMTIESDQEDEAAEYERCRKLSNSKGYKKILNRGLSADGGDYLDNDTGDFEDDDDDSQNLELLPPKSGYNLKEFAQRAFCCFRRQDFLS from the exons ATGCTAACCAACGATAGTGGAAACGAAAGTGAGGAACGTCTGGAGTCGCTGTTTTTCGACCATCTGGACAAAAGTGGGCTACTCGCTGAG CACAATCCCTCAGATTCCGACGCCGAGAGCGACATCTACTCAAAGGTCAACGAGTTTGACGTGGTGTTTCACGACCCGACCAAACCCCAACTGCAGATTCCACGGGACGAGGGTGCTCCGCCACCGCCGACAAAGCCCCGCGATGTCCGCCGGGTGCTTACCAGTGACAACAGCACCGATTCGTGCACGTCTTCCATCGTGACGAACAGCGGCGGGTCCGCGCCGGAAGATGAAACGGCGGCCGCAGGACCGAACAAAAAGCTGACCCAGATTAACACGTGCAAAATTCTGCAGCGAAAGCTCGAGCTCAAGGTGGAACGGGCCAAGCGCAACTACAGACAGATGTACGAGGAACAG GACTTTTCCCAGGACCCAGCCCCAAAATCCGCCCCAATGATCCCAATCTCGCGGCTCTCAATTCCGGGCGGTGTTTTGCCGCGGGATGTCCAGCAACCGCTGGTCGACGTAGCCGGGCCCGGGCCCAAcagcgacgacgaagacgatCTTGAGCAGGTTTCATTCTTCCCGCGGCCGATGAAAAAATCCGCCGCCGGCCGGCAGGAGCTATCGGACACGTTCAGCATACAGGAGATGACGATCGAGTCGGACCAGGAGGACGAGGCGGCGGAATACGAGCGGTGCCGGAAGCTGTCCAATAGCAAGGGTTACAAGAAGATCCTGAACCGGGGGCTGAGTGCGGACGGTGGGGATTATCTGGACAACGATACGGGGGACTTtgaggacgacgacgatgactcgCAGAATTTGGAACTGTTGCCACCAAAGAGTGGGTACAACCTGAAGGAGTTTGCCCAGCGCGCGTTCTGTTGCTTCCGAAGGCAGGATTTTTTGTCCTGA
- the LOC120426161 gene encoding uncharacterized protein LOC120426161 produces the protein MERFIPAPDSRYDPEFPVDSDDEEEPLGGWNPSGTQPPQQEEPIAPPTYTEADLYPTIPDPSCEPGWPLACYWPVFVANFRLDDLAEQPRNAQIASYFAAKGLLTRMIFIRESITRYQQQSMLLDMLVYFTCEEDAARAIRLCHRESYYGHLLNVWPGRTPVYFDVSRSVGFGLMKNYVAEKSDTIVELILRKHHGPCVETVARFSECDVVVEFANAKSMWAAIRYTQFWMPKVLTQATQKQRFLERDVGQELLQMIADNPGFLDMVPPKEMLQELLTGRIPAVDKSWEHAAKPRAIPDDIKTRYKLSRQRKKDQLKRNYQRKRQGGERGNVLLEGAPPEKKAENFKDKRAKVKQEVDRILGNGPSAADRFKFSMLNKRNKYIMLRQAMLTAVGKMVPKSTSNEEMDLFYKMLALEEELMDLLPQCEEHFGCLQLEKGLSSAVLFAGYHLPFPECPTPESVEQFHEDIPPPNGPITYPPSTVIPTVRSYSAADLLPTALDSSCEPSWPLANLWPVYVENFRLNTLNVALRNDQIHNYFAAKGLLATRIFIHDLPKQPFFVWYQKKAMVLDMLVYFTSQDDADKAIQLCHRDSYYGHYLNVFPGRRPVFHDAERSGQTEITFQPQMKIAEHPRLISSTYFEENILEALPQDISCITRPEKRFVIFEYVQRDRLEATLPRLAEEIHRKARFLTKPRRKQRYLESEMRDHILEQLLGDPLFITAQPKPELLEALLAGGVPAALLNWNWCGWPGPRKLGMHLKLCAKIGEVKKSIAEVLLVWKDMQS, from the exons atggaACGCTTCATTCCTGCGCCGGACAGCCGTTACGATCCGGAGTTTCCGGTTGACAGTGATGACGAGGAGGAACCGCTCGGCGGCTGGAACCCATCAGGAACCCAACCACCACAGCAGGAGGAACCGATCGCACCTCCAACCTACACCGAGGCCGACCTCTACCCGACGATCCCGGATCCGAGCTGCGAGCCCGGGTGGCCCCTGGCATGCTATTGGCCCGTTTTCGTCGCCAATTTCCGGCTGGACGATTTAGCGGAACAGCCTCGGAACGCCCAAATAGCGAGTTACTTCGCCGCGAAGGGCTTGCTGACCCGGATGATCTTCATACGGGAATCGATCACCAGATATCAACAGCAGTCGATGCTGCTGGACATGCTGGTTTACTTTACCTGCGAGGAGGATGCGGCCCGGGCGATCCGGTTGTGCCACCGGGAGAGTTACTACGGCCACCTGCTGAACGTGTGGCCCGGTCGGACGCCGGTCTATTTCGACGTGTCACGATCGGTTGGATTTGGGCTAATGAAAAATTACGTTGCGGAAAAATCGGACACGATCGTCGAACTGATTTTACGCAAGCATCACGGACCATGCGTCGAAACTGTGGCCAGGTTCAGCGAGTGCGATGTGGTCGTGGAGTTTGCCAACGCGAAGTCGATGTGGGCGGCGATTCGTTACACCCAGTTTTGGATGCCGAAGGTGCTGACGCAGGCGACCCAGAAGCAACGTTTCCTGGAACGGGACGTTGGGCAGGAGTTGCTGCAGATGATAGCGGATAATCCAGGCTTCCTGGACATGGTTCCACCAAAGGAGATGCTTCAGGAGCTGTTGACCGGCAGGATCCCCGCCGTGGACAAATCTTGGGAGCATGCGGCCAAACCGAGAGCTATTCCGGATGATATCAAGACTAGATACAAATTGTCGAGACAAAGAAAAAAGGACCAATTGAAACGGAACTACCAAAGAAAGCGCCAAGGTGGCGAACGTGGCAACGTACTGCTAGAAGGCGCTCCACCGGAAAAGAAAGCGGAAAACTTCAAGGATAAACGAGCCAAAGTTAAACAGGAAGTCGATCGAATCCTGGGCAATGGTCCATCCGCAGCGGACAGGTTCAAGTTTTCCATGCTGAACAAGAGGAACAAATACATCATGCTAAGGCAAGCGATGCTGACTGCGGTGGGGAAAATGGTGCCCAAAAGCACTTCGAACGAGGAAATGGATCTGTTCTACAAGATGTTGGCCTTGGAAGAGGAGTTGATGGATTTGTTGCCGCAGTGCGAGGAACACTTTGGTTGTCTTCAGTTGGAGAAAGGTCTCTCGAGTGCGGTTCTGTTTGCG GGCTACCACCTTCCCTTTCCGGAGTGTCCTACGCCGGAAAGTGTGGAGCAATTCCACGAAGACATCCCACCCCCTAACGGCCCAATCACGTATCCACCCTCCACGGTCATCCCAACGGTTCGTAGCTACTCGGCGGCAGATCTGCTACCGACAGCCCTCGACTCGAGCTGCGAGCCCAGCTGGCCGTTAGCGAACCTTTGGCCGGTTTACGTGGAAAACTTCCGGCTCAACACGCTGAACGTGGCGCTTCGCAACGACCAGATCCACAACTATTTCGCCGCCAAAGGGCTGCTGGCCACGCGAATCTTCATCCACGACCTTCCGAAACAGCCCTTCTTTGTTTGGTATCAGAAGAAGGCCATGGTGCTGGACATGTTGGTTTATTTTACCTCCCAGGACGATGCCGATAAAGCAATCCAGTTGTGCCACCGCGATAGCTACTACGGTCACTACTTGAACGTATTCCCCGGGCGCCGGCCCGTTTTCCACGACGCCGAACGCTCCGGCCAAACAGAGATCACATTTCAGCCCCAGATGAAAATTGCCGAACACCCGCGGCTGATCTCGTCAACCTACTTCGAAGAAAACATCCTGGAAGCGCTCCCGCAGGACATTTCCTGCATTACCAGACCCGAGAAACGGTTCGTAATCTTCGAATACGTCCAGCGTGACCGACTGGAAGCCACCCTGCCACGACTAGCCGAAGAAATCCACCGTAAAGCTCGCTTCCTAACCAAGCCAAGGCGAAAGCAACGCTACCTAGAGTCCGAAATGCGAGATCACATCTTGGAACAGCTTCTCGGCGATCCGCTCTTTATCACTGCGCAACCCAAGCCCGAGTTGCTGGAAGCGTTGCTTGCCGGAGGCGTTCCGGCGGCGCTGCTCAACTGGAACTGGTGCGGTTGGCCCGGTCCGCGCAAGCTGGGAATGCACTTGAAGCTCTGTGCCAAGATCGGCGAGGTTAAAAAAAGCATTGCGGAAGTGCTGCTGGTTTGGAAGGATATGCAGAGTTAG
- the LOC120426159 gene encoding uncharacterized protein LOC120426159, with amino-acid sequence MERFVPAGDSYYDPACPDESDDEEQPLGGWNPAGTDPPEEELVERKSGPTPTYTEANLYPTIPDPECLPEWPLACYWPVYVSNFRLDNFAEEARNEQIANFFAAKGLLARMIFMREPEGCLYFKKFQRSSMLLDMLVYFTSKEDAQWAVRTCHRQTYYGHRLNVWPGRTPEYFDNTRSIRFQLPKTKCAAMSESVVELILRNKGHAIDTVARMSIVDVIVEFGNEESMRNAVRGTEYWIPFELQEPTMKQRFLERDVRIDLMQVMREKLTFMAMTPPQEVLEALLAGIPPSVDRSWENMNKPKPPPEAVVKLVKAKQTERKQFMEEKRGQGKKRPVETTGNVLLDGEPAPKAMTLKQLKGVVRDQANRILNKNKWTRANTMDCRLAKLKDKYLDARNDLLNLLALKKFSDPQRRQQEELFYQMLAIEYQMMEMIPQSSGALYCPPLELGLAKACLVAGELLPFPEPPTFAVDPEKYVDEVPPANPSLDPPPPFIPTVRSYCAADLNPAILDPSCDPDWPLAHLWPVYVFNFRLNVLRGDRRNDQIREYFAAKGLLATCIFIPYDCETISNQLIDMLVYFTSREDAATAIELCHRDSYYGHRLNVFPGREPVFFDVTGGRTIVVPIKQERPIPLDSLMRSAMKPDRVTSCNRFEDGVAFYEYGDPNDADHAILAIRKQRPNKAFRPYQLKELRKKQRFLESDKKADILEQVARDGQPQPVLLEALIAGSVPAGLLNWNWRGWTELRSWPGQKCTLEKQQIRNRILKVLDIWRQMVKIPLD; translated from the exons ATGGAGCGCTTCGTTCCCGCGGGGGACAGCTACTACGATCCGGCCTGCCCGGACGAAAGTGACGACGAGGAGCAGCCGCTGGGTGGTTGGAATCCTGCCGGAACCGATCCACCGGAGGAGGAGCTGGTGGAACGTAAATCAGGCCCGACCCCAACCTACACCGAAGCCAATCTCTACCCAACGATCCCGGATCCAGAATGCCTTCCGGAGTGGCCACTGGCGTGCTACTGGCCAGTTTACGTGTCCAACTTTCGGCTCGACAATTTTGCGGAGGAAGCACGAAACGAGCAGATTGCGAACTTTTTCGCTGCGAAGGGTCTGCTGGCCAGGATGATCTTCATGCGAGAACCGGAAGGTTGCCTGTACTTTAAGAAGTTCCAGCGATCGTCGATGCTGCTGGACATGCTGGTTTACTTTACCTCGAAGGAGGACGCCCAGTGGGCGGTTCGAACCTGCCACCGCCAGACCTACTACGGCCATCGGCTGAACGTTTGGCCCGGCCGGACACCGGAGTACTTTGACAACACGCGGTCGATTCGCTTCCAGCTGCCCAAAACTAAGTGCGCCGCCATGTCGGAATCGGTCGTGGAGCTGATCCTGCGGAACAAGGGTCATGCCATCGATACGGTGGCCAGAATGTCGATTGTCGATGTGATCGTCGAATTTGGGAACGAGGAATCGATGAGAAATGCCGTCCGCGGTACGGAGTATTGGATTCCGTTTGAGTTGCAGGAACCGACCATGAAGCAGCGATTCCTCGAACGGGACGTTCGAATCGATTTGATGCAGGTGATGCGCGAAAAGCTTACATTCATGGCAATGACGCCGCCCCAGGAAGTGCTGGAAGCTCTGCTGGCCGGAATCCCACCCAGTGTGGATCGCTCCTGGGAGAACATGAACAAGCCGAAACCGCCACCGGAAGCAGTGGTGAAGCTAGTTAAGGCGAAACAAACGGAAAGGAAGCAGTTTATGGAAGAAAAGAGAGGCCAGGGCAAAAAGCGCCCCGTGGAAACTACTGGAAATGTCCTGCTCGATGGAGAACCGGCACCAAAGGCGATGACATTGAAACAGTTGAAAGGAGTTGTTCGCGACCAAGCGAATCGAATcctcaacaaaaacaaatggaCCCGGGCGAACACGATGGACTGCCGGTTGGCCAAGCTGAAAGATAAATATCTGGACGCGAGAAATGACCTGCTGAATTTGCTGGCCctcaagaaattttctgatccgcAGAGGCGCCAGCAAGAAGAGCTATTCTACCAAATGCTCGCGATCGAGTATCAAATGATGGAGATGATTCCGCAGAGCAGTGGTGCCCTGTACTGTCCACCGTTGGAGCTCGGGCTGGCCAAGGCTTGTCTGGTGGCG GGTGAACTGCTCCCGTTTCCTGAACCGCCAACTTTCGCCGTGGATCCCGAAAAGTACGTGGACGAAGTGCCGCCCGCAAACCCATCCCTCGACCCGCCGCCTCCTTTCATCCCAACGGTTCGTTCGTACTGCGCCGCCGACCTCAACCCGGCCATCCTCGATCCCAGCTGTGACCCGGACTGGCCCCTGGCGCACCTGTGGCCGGTGTACGTGTTCAACTTCCGGTTGAACGTGCTGCGCGGCGACCGCCGTAACGACCAGATACGGGAGTATTTCGCCGCCAAAGGCCTGCTGGCCACGTGCATTTTCATCCCGTACGATTGCGAAACCATTAGCAATCAGCTGATTGACATGCTGGTTTACTTTACCTCGCGGGAGGATGCCGCAACAGCGATCGAACTGTGCCACCGCGATAGCTACTACGGCCACCGGTTGAACGTGTTCCCGGGCCGGGAACCAGTTTTCTTTGATGTGACCGGAGGCAGAACGATCGTGGTGCCGATAAAACAGGAACGCCCAATTCCGCTGGATTCCCTCATGCGGAGCGCTATGAAACCGGACCGGGTGACCAGTTGCAATCGGTTTGAGGATGGCGTGGCCTTTTATGAGTACGGAGACCCGAACGATGCAGATCACGCGATCTTGGCCATACGAAAACAGAGACCCAACAAAGCCTTCAGGCCGTACCAGTTGAAGGAACTGAGAAAGAAGCAGCGCTTTCTCGAATCGGACAAAAAGGCCGACATTTTGGAGCAAGTGGCGCGTGATGGACAACCGCAGCCTGTCCTGCTGGAGGCACTGATTGCGGGAAGTGTTCCGGCGGGGTTGCTCAACTGGAACTGGCGCGGATGGACGGAACTCCGGTCCTGGCCAGGGCAAAAGTGTACACTGGAGAAGCAACAGATTCGCAATCGCATTCTCAAGGTTTTGGACATTTGGCGCCAGATGGTGAAGATCCCGTTGGATTGA